A single window of Onychostoma macrolepis isolate SWU-2019 chromosome 16, ASM1243209v1, whole genome shotgun sequence DNA harbors:
- the cicb gene encoding protein capicua homolog isoform X3, which yields MRPPKKQRGRSPLSTRAKAARKRGGKLEGHSQTTPPGPSDQKYTPSKEDSSQDKHIKSSNNLNSEGLKEQIRERTMETSKSEENAVIVNKAKSPRNVNTNSLTENTDSIKIASNAHENSHSNSTGICNTNTQNFTSTNSKGSNQHANSIASNTQNTNTTANSLNKNNSLNANHTSTTPSSRKTATFKARVPKKKYMYEHQASSTSPISSTPVAQLTIHSNHLSSPHNSISQSTTPVVRNDVVQADISDLDNSGDNRREMGKIASTETPKGDRSKGDRLKSEVPSEGEKVVQMVEVDGYGEQAPNSVRSSSTDTASEHSVDLEVLEHSCVQLNSRNHVRTSRRFNLSNNSTLSVLLSPKHTQIEQAGSATIAEALAKGLKNQRVLARRRPRTNLKEDEKLIKEYVFICGVVRGSSREQLNVELQINGEGALLSYPFHTLVSRPHQPIDLILDAPPPGNELLEVGTRVCVPYGGDKGKEWYREGVVAQVDSHSACPYMVLLQEELEQEIERCSNEEMQQTSSTKTVWVTRQNLRLLVPPWDGVMREKEREEREHREEIEVERELCQLSEGMDLVSAGPPRENCRFPSPDTGVHHFGSTHLSSSTSPAVVMVANNMFSLATRREDDGTQNKERVREREHERKQLQTPEVDMEVLRLNMAPLRDGGGPVVSGGPKAGVPNQHRQILSKPPGYPSPITVVRGIARTSLGSPQPTPSPTVLGSDGGIAHPMPPSVPPSPSSRGSLTPLEKTPTPSQTSTPIPGSSASSSASSSRSRTPLSAAQQKYKKGDVVCTPNGIRKKFNGKQWRRLCSREGCMKESQRRGYCSRHLSMRTKEMEGAVGERGSGGGGESSSGTVTPSDLRGRASSEFDWDETSRDSSEASSRGTDSRPRLGLPSLLPQDFSRFDFDECEAATMLVSLGSRSVTPSFSPISNQSPFSPTPSPSASPLFGFHPANFSPITASPVLPPRRHKHPSGTNSGVPKHGTGGTEREKDRHLSGIVPSFHTNLTFTVPMSPGKRRTDAPPPPAPLSQEYGKPDQEQSCRDPSLVTNLCIISPQNTIVTHPQRLPSTTASSPPASPLSLESGSQCTVSQQPLRDSPVIVRNPEVPLIKFTELPLARVAEVDRTGSTENSQTGVHSETGLQVPVPINAASTNGSVLLQNPTSTLVLVSTTSSILNPTPAGLPTQSSATLACISVPSPVPGPGLIGAGDGGGQDKSGQVTLQQPVPCHPAPTALLPLILPTETLHPVPCKDIIMGRPGTVWTNVEPRSVPVFPWHSLVPFLAPTQSDPSAQPGEGQQTVSHPQTASLKKESQSGSVLKEIIEGAPNPSSRPTPSADELPPEREKDAERERPDSETESDVDDPFFPGVLPDPPISASPGKRRSQSLSALPKDDKNSPGKREKDHIRRPMNAFMIFSKRHRALVHQRHPNQDNRTVSKILGEWWYALGPKEKQKYHDLAFQVKEAHFKAHPDWKWCNKDRKKSSSEGRGVPGGKDIRERSMSETTEPPSVSMGMELKGVGPGMVSVSERVGGEGHGQLSRPRAFSQSAMHNLERSERGNPQALAELAQMCGDGGQVAGRVALSQTQRGVSEDMTSDEERMVICEEEGDDDVIDDSYPGSSIDLKCKERVTDSDSENGSGDEGERKRVFAPVICSSSYGPGHGRSVSLSSYPTSRRFSDASSKRKRAVEGGDGERREGEGSVSQPSACQSILVSSAGGVSSVLGAVRVASTVVTNVVRPVVSTPVPIASKSPHDRKPAPPQTQLLIGPGTTGNPATASAGVGGYYSSSPNPVSASGAQGGLVTNLVLGGTFQAPPAVQLVTPPPQNPASPASAPLTHSNGPLPLPILQSHILPSASIAPSSGQKPITQVQYILPTLSTNNPKSPSPQQVSQPTSIFTLPTALPTHASLANGKQSGYVSNPAVGVVSPGARVQTQSPVLQGKMLVPMATVRAAPAPSQQFPLVAPPLPVQNGGQAGSKIIQIAPMPVVQSQLPSTGPVQPGSPFSVTMGTATVVAPGSTPSQTVLLPPPPTRITYVQSTPGVPTPLPLVPTTTGSSSQTASATPGSAYVPSPLATFAAIAHPGQTLVQPLIAGQPSLMAPAQSLSAPHAPAITAIYTPTNVTLATGVVSMSMATVSPSGVYTVSSSSCLSPHILPKHTTTTSMTSVTSDRQGNISTHSERQLHQERTLDRQHMDSQVYTQSSERQAEKVSLLQPDKQFQVPSKSSSSSVAPSVPLQPGSPAQISHSGSAPGTPKLITPRPPQKVKATVANIPVGSYDGGGRGKEREKERDREKEREREKDKESSSRFSFEVDKAAETSSPATFSPEEGSAEAPAHSVAESATPSGRCKEANAKEAEWKESHPSSPLPPPSGSETAPPQSHGDKDAPPKKVKARPPPLKRPFDSVDKVLSEVYFEERFAELPEFRPEEVLPSPTLQSLATSPRAILGSYRRKRKNSTGENLDSSTEDPISPKRKSRRRSSCSSEPNTPKSAAKCEGDIFTFDRPDGEDILGELEFEKVPYSSLRRTLDQRRALVMQLFQEHGFFPSAQATAAFQARYADIFPTKVCLQLKIREVRQKIMQTAAPSETAGLLDVSSLPGPSGAASASDVAIGAEPQEKEAEREGEQNSSEEPRSAGDLQDTSR from the exons ATGAGGCCACCAAAGAAACAGAGAGGACGCTCTCCTTTATCGACAAGAGCAAAAGCAGCAAGAAAACGAGGGGGCAAACTTGAAGGACATTCACAGACAACACCGCCTGGACCTTCAGACCAGAAATACACTCCATCCAAAGAAGATAGCTCTCAGGACAAGCATATCAAGAGTAGCAACAACCTAAACAGTGAGGGGTTAAAAGAGCAAATAAGAGAAAGGACAATGGAAACATCAAAATCCGAAGAGAATGCAGTAATAGTGAATAAGGCAAAAAGCCCCAGGAACGTTAACACTAACAGTTTAACAGAGAATACAGACTCAATCAAGATAGCCAGCAACGCACATGAAAATTCACATAGTAATAGCACAGGCATCtgtaacacaaacacacaaaactttACTAGCACAAACAGTAAAGGTAGCAACCAACATGCAAACAGCATTGCTAGCaatacacaaaacacaaatactACAGccaacagtttaaataaaaataactcattGAATGCCAACCACACTTCCACCACACCCTCCAGTCGAAAAACAGCCACTTTCAAAGCCAGGGTGCCCAAGAAGAAATACATGTATGAACATCAAGCTTCCAGTACTTCTCCCATCAGTTCAACCCCTGTAGCCCAACTCACTATTCATAGCAACCATCTAAGTTCCCCACACAATTCCATTTCTCAAAGTACTACTCCTGTGGTCAGAAATGATGTAGTTCAAGCAGATATTTCTGATCTGGACAATAGTGGGGATAATAGGAGAGAAATGGGGAAAATAGCAAGCACAGAAACTCCAAAAGGAGACAGATCTAAGGGTGATAGGTTGAAAAGTGAGGTGCCTTCCGAAGGAGAAAAGGTGGTCCAGATGGTGGAAGTAGATGGATATGGGGAGCAAGCCCCAAATTCTGTGCGCTCATCATCCACGGACACAGCCAGTGAACACTCTGTGGACCTGGAGGTCCTTGAGCACTCTTGTGTGCAGCTAAATTCAAGGAACCATGTAAGAACGTCAAGAAGATTCAACCTCTCCAACAATTCAACCCTGTCTGTCCTCTTGTctcccaaacacacacaaattgaGCAGGCAGGGTCTGCAACAATAGCAGAAGCACTAGCTAAAGGACTGAAAAACCAAAGGGTGCTAGCACGTAGACGACCAAGAACTAATTTAAAAGAAGATGAGAAACTGATCAAGGAATATGTATTTATCTGTGGTGTGGTGCGTGGGTCCAGTAGAGAGCAGCTGAATGTAGAGTTGCAGATTAATGGGGAGGGGGCACTGCTGTCATATCCATTTCATACATTAGTAAGTCGCCCACACCAACCCATTGACCTCATTTTAGACGCCCCACCCCCAGGAAATGAACTTTTGGAGGTTGGGACGCGTGTTTGTGTGCCTTATGGAGGAGATAAAGGTAAAGAGTGGTACAGAGAAGGTGTGGTTGCTCAGGTAGATTCTCATTCAGCTTGCCCCTACATGGTGCTTTTGCAGGAGGAGTTAGAGCAGGAGATAGAGAGGTGCAGCAATGAGGAGATGCAACAGACATCAAGTACAAAGACTGTATGGGTTACCCGCCAGAACCTGCGCCTCCTTGTTCCGCCATGGGATGGGGttatgagagagaaagaacggGAGGAGAGAGAGCACAGGGAGGAGATAGAAGTGGAGAGAGAGCTATGTCAGTTAAGTGAGGGAATGGATTTGGTAAGTGCAGGTCCTCCCAGGGAGAACTGCAGATTCCCATCTCCAGACACAGGGGTTCATCACTTTGGAAGCACACATCTTTCATCTTCCACTTCACCAGCAGTTGTTATGGTAGCAAACAATATGTTTAGTTTAGCAACTAGGAGGGAGGATGATGGAACTCAGAATAAGGAAAGAGTTAGAGAAAGAGAACACGAGCGAAAGCAACTTCAGACTCCAGAGGTGGACATGGAGGTTTTGCGGCTTAACATGGCACCACTCAGAGATGGTGGAGGACCTGTAGTCTCAGGGGGACCAAAAGCAGGTGTGCCTAATCAGCACAGACAAATTCTTTCCAAACCTCCTGGGTATCCAAGTCCCATCACAGTGGTGCGAGGCATCGCCAGGACCTCTTTAGGAAGTCCACAGCCCACCCCTTCACCTACAGTTTTAGGGTCTGATGGGGGTATCGCTCACCCTATGCCACCCTCTGTGCCTCCTTCCCCCAGTTCCAGAGGTTCTCTGACACCTCTGGAAAAGACTCCTACACCTTCACAGACCTCCACCCCAATTCCAGGGAGTTCTGCCTCTTCTTCTGCTTCTTCCTCAAGATCAAGGACACCATTGTCAGCTGCCCAACAGAAATACAAGAAAGGCGATGTGGTTTGTACACCTAATGGGATCCGTAAGAAGTTCAATGGGAAGCAATGGCGCCGCTTGTGCTCACGAGAAGGCTGCATGAAAGAGTCCCAGCGTCGTGGCTACTGTTCTCGTCACCTCTCCATGCGTACCAAAGAAATGGAGGGAGCggtgggagagagagggagtggAGGAGGTGGAGAGAGTAGCTCAGGGACTGTGACCCCTTCAGATCTGCGGGGTCGTGCTAGCAGTGAATTTGATTGGGATGAGACTTCTCGCGACAGTAGTGAGGCAAGCAGCCGAGGTACTGACTCTCGTCCACGTCTTGGCTTGCCGTCACTGCTTCCTCAAGACTTCTCTCGTTTTGACTTTGACGAATGTGAGGCTGCAACAATGCTGGTATCCCTGGGCTCAAGGTCTGTAACACCTTCATTCTCACCGATTTCAAATCAGTCCCCATTCTCACCTACACCTTCCCCATCAGCTTCGCCACTTTTTGGCTTTCACCCTGCAAATTTCAGTCCTATTACTGCATCTCCAGTCTTGCCTCCTCGCCGCCACAAACACCCCAGCGGTACCAACAGTGGTGTCCCAAAACATGGAACAGGAGGCACAGAGAGGGAGAAAGACAGACACTTGTCTGGTATTGTGCCATCCTTCCACACCAATCTAACCTTCACTGTACCTATGAGCCCAGGCAAACGCAGGACGGATGCCCCACCTCCCCCAGCTCCACTGTCACAGGAATATGGCAAACCCGATCAGGAACAAAGCTGTCGTGACCCTTCTCTTGTAACAAATCTCTGCATTATCTCTCCTCAGAACACTATTGTCACTCACCCCCAAAGACTGCCTTCAACCACTGCCTCTTCCCCACCCGCTTCTCCCCTAAGCTTAGAATCAGGTTCACAATGTACAGTCTCCCAGCAGCCTTTGAGAGACTCTCCAGTAATAGTGAGAAATCCTGAGGTTCCTTTAATAAAGTTTACAGAACTCCCACTGGCTAGAGTTGCAGAGGTGGACAGGACTGGTTCCACAGAAAACAGCCAAACTGGTGTGCATTCAGAGACAGGACTACAGGTTCCTGTTCCAATTAACGCTGCTTCCACTAATGGATCTGTCTTACTGCAGAATCCCACCTCAACTCTTGTTCTAGTGTCTACTACCTCTTCCATTCTAAACCCAACCCCTGCAGGTCTACCAACGCAATCCAGCGCCACCTTAGCCTGCATATCAGTGCCTAGCCCTGTCCCAGGGCCTGGTCTCATTGGTGCGGGTGATGGAGGGGGACAAGATAAGAGTGGCCAAGTGACACTGCAGCAGCCTGTCCCTTGTCACCCTGCTCCTACTGCCCTGCTGCCGCTCATACTTCCCACAGAGACCTTGCATCCTGTGCCATGCAAAGACATTATCATGGGGCGACCTGGAACTG TGTGGACTAATGTTGAGCCCAGATCGGTTCCAGTGTTTCCTTGGCATTCATTGGTCCCTTTCCTGGCACCCACCCAATCAGATCCATCGGCTCAACCTGGTGAGGGCCAACAAACTGTCAGTCATCCGCAGACAGCTTCTCTGAAGAAAG AGTCTCAGAGCGGGTCAGTGCTGAAGGAGATTATAGAGGGAGCACCTAACCCTTCCTCACGCCCCACTCCCTCTGCTGACGAACTGCCCccggagagagagaaagatgcgGAGCGAGAGAGACCTGACAGTGAAACAGAAAGTGACGTGGATGATCC ATTTTTCCCCGGTGTTCTTCCTGATCCTCCAATTTCTGCGTCTCCTGGAAAGCGTAGATCTCAGTCCCTCAGTGCACTGCCCAAAGATGACAAAAACAGTCCTGGAAAG AGGGAGAAAGACCACATCCGGAGGCCCATGAATGCGTTTATGATCTTCAGCAAGCGGCATCGTGCACTGGTTCATCAGAGACACCCAAATCAGGACAACCGCACTGTCAGCAAGATACTTGGAGAGTGGTGGTATGCTTTGGGACCCAAAGAGAAGCAGAAATACCACGATCTTGCATTTCAG GTGAAGGAGGCACACTTTAAGGCACATCCTGACTGGAAATGGTGTAATAAGGACAGAAAGAAATCCAGCAGCGAGGGACGTGGTGTTCCAGGGGGCAAAGACATCCGCGAGAGGAGCATGTCAGAAACCACAG AACCTCCATCTGTGTCGATGGGAATGGAGCTCAAAGGTGTGGGGCCTGGGATGGTGAGCGTGTCAGAGCGAGTTGGAGGTGAGGGACATGGTCAATTGTCTCGTCCTCGTGCCTTCTCACAGAGCGCCATGCACAATCTGGAGAGGAGCGAGAGAGGCAATCCACAGGCACTCGCTGAGCTCGCACAG ATGTGTGGTGATGGTGGTCAGGTTGCAGGGCGGGTTGCTCTCTCTCAGACACAGAGGGGGGTAAGTGAGGACATGACAAGTGACGAAGAGCGTATGGTCATCTGTGAAGAAGAGGGGGATGATGATGTCATTG ATGACTCATATCCAGGCAGCTCCATTGACCTGAAGTGTAAGGAGAGGGTGACAGACAGTGATAGTGAAAATGGATCTGGAGATGAAGGAGAACGCAAG AGAGTTTTTGCTCCCGTGATTTGCTCCTCGTCTTATGGCCCTGGTCATGGTCGAAGCGTGTCTCTCTCCTCCTACCCCACCTCCAGACGCTTTAGTGACGCTTCCTCAAAGAGAAAGCGAGCAGTGGAGGGAGGTGATGGAGAACGAAGGGAAGGTGAAGGATCAGTGTCCCAGCCCTCTGCATGTCAGTCCATCCTGGTCAGTTCTGCCGGGGGAGTGTCGTCAGTGCTGGGAGCGGTGAGAGTGGCGTCCACTGTTGTCACTAATGTGGTGCGACCTGTGGTCAGCACGCCGGTGCCGATCGCCAGCAAGTCCCCACATGACCGAAAACCCGCTCCACCACAGACTCAGCTTCTCATTGGACCTGGAACCACAGGAAACCCAGCAACAGCTTCCGCTGGAGTGGGTGGGTACTATTCATCATCGCCCAATCCTGTTAGTGCATCAGGAGCTCAAGGGGGACTGGTGACCAATCTAGTTTTGGGAGGCACATTCCAAGCCCCACCTGCCGTACAGCTTGTCACCCCACCTCCACAAAACCCTGCCTCCCCAGCATCGGCCCCGCTTACACATAGTAACGGTCCACTTCCTCTGCCCATTCTGCAGTCGCACATTCTCCCCTCCGCCTCAATAGCACCCTCATCAGGTCAAAAACCCATAACACAGGTCCAGTACATTCTCCCTACCCTCTCTACCAACAATCCCAAGAGCCCCTCCCCTCAGCAGGTCAGTCAGCCAACCAGTATCTTCACCCTACCTACAGCTCTGCCCACTCACGCCTCGTTGGCCAACGGGAAGCAGTCGGGATATGTCTCCAATCCTGCTGTGGGTGTAGTTAGCCCAGGAGCCAGAG TGCAAACACAGTCACCAGTCTTGCAGGGCAAGATGCTGGTTCCCATGGCAACAGTGAGGGCTGCTCCTGCCCCCTCTCAGCAGTTTCCCTTGGTAGCCCCTCCTCTTCCTGTTCAGAATGGAGGACAAGCAGGAAGCAAG ATCATTCAGATTGCTCCGATGCCTGTCGTCCAGTCGCAGCTTCCCTCTACGGGACCGGTACAACCTGGGAGCCCGTTTTCTGTTACTATGGGAACAGCTACAGTGGTTGCCCCAGGCTCTACCCCGTCTCAGACCGTGCTGCTACCGCCCCCACCTACAAG AATCACTTATGTACAGTCCACTCCTGGGGTTCCTACTCCTTTGCCATTAGTTCCCACGACAACAGGCTCCTCCTCTCAGACAGCTTCAGCAACACCTGGATCTGCTTATGTTCCATCACCCTTGGCGACCTTTGCAGCGATCGCTCATCCGGGACAGACTTTGGTCCAGCCACTGATTGCAG GTCAGCCATCGCTGATGGCCCCAGCCCAGTCTCTCAGCGCCCCTCATGCTCCTGCCATCACCGCCATTTACACCCCTACAAATGTGACCTTGGCAACTGGTGTGGTGTCTATGTCTATGGCAACGGTGTCACCCAGTGGGGTGTACACAGTGTCCAGTTCCTCTTGCCTATCTCCACACATCCTTCCTAAACACACCACAACAACCTCCATGACCTCTGTAACCTCGGACAGGCAGGGGAACATATCCACACACTCTGAGCGACAGTTGCACCAGGAAAGAACACTGGACAGGCAGCACATGGACAGTCAGGTCTACACGCAGTCTTCTGAGAGACAGGCCGAGAAGGTTTCGCTATTACAACCTGACAAACAGTTCCAGGTCCCGAGTAAAAGCAGCAGCAGTTCAGTTGCACCCTCAGTGCCATTGCAGCCTGGAAGCCCTGCTCAAATCTCCCATTCCG GAAGTGCTCCAGGGACACCCAAACTGATAACACCAAGGCCTCCTCAGAAAGTGAAAGCCACAGTGGCCAACATCCCAGTGGGCAGTTATGATGGAGGAGGGAGAGGCAAAGAACGAGAAAAGGAGagggacagagagaaagagagagagcgagagaaggaCAAAGAGAGCAGCAGTCGGTTTTCATTTGAGGTAGACAAGGCAGCTGAGACGAGCTCGCCTGCAACCTTCTCACCGGAGGAGGGGTCCGCAGAAGCACCCGCCCACTCAGTAGCGGAGAGTGCTACGCCTAGTGGCCGTTGCAAAGAAGCAAATGCTAAGGAG GCTGAATGGAAGGAATCCCACCCTTCTTCTCCATTACCTCCTCCCTCTGGATCAGAAACTGCTCCGCCTCAGTCTCATGGTGATAAAGATGCACCACCTAAAAAAGTCAAGGCCCGGCCCCCACCTCTCAAACGACCGTTCGATTCTGTTGACAA GGTTCTGTCAGAAGTGTACTTTGAGGAGCGCTTTGCAGAGCTGCCAGAATTCCGTCCAGAGGAGGTTCTGCCCTCTCCAACCCTGCAGAGTCTGGCCACCTCCCCACGAGCCATACTGGGCAGCTACCGCAGGAAGAGGAAAAACTCCACCGGTGAGA ACCTGGACTCATCGACAGAAGATCCCATCTCTCCAAAAAGGAAAAGCCGCCGCAGATCTAGCTGCAGTTCAGAGCCAAACACACCTAAAAGCGCTGCAAAGTGTGAGGGGGACATTTTCACCTTTGATAGGCCAG ATGGAGAGGATATTCTGGGGGAGCTGGAGTTTGAAAAGGTGCCCTACTCCTCTCTCAGGAGAACTCTTGATCAGAGGAGAGCTCTTGTCATGCAGCTATTCCAGGAGCATGGCTTCTTCCCCTCAG CTCAAGCCACTGCTGCGTTCCAGGCGCGGTATGCTGATATCTTCCCCACTAAGGTGTGTTTACAGCTCAAGATCCGTGAGGTCCGGCAAAAGATCATGCAAACGGCAGCTCCGTCGGAAACGGCTGGCCTTTTAGATGTTTCCTCATTGCCGGGACCTTCTGGGGCGGCGTCGGCCAGTGACGTAGCTATAGGGGCAGAGCCTCAGGAAAAAGAGGCCGAGCGGGAGGGTGAGCAGAACAGCTCGGAGGAGCCCAGAAGCGCTGGTGATTTACAGGACACCAGCAGATGA